One segment of Sulfobacillus thermosulfidooxidans DSM 9293 DNA contains the following:
- a CDS encoding sensor domain-containing diguanylate cyclase — protein sequence MREQSIWQRFETDDVIWASRSLEWTLAAIFAVTVPFRWVVWIIVGLYWAASVIVRQHRHNKNMLSRFNMVMIPIDVFLISVGIHITGGFASQAFLLYTLDLLFLAVYSSIFWAAWGTLGILLAYALASHGWNNPQFWWRELILGFLGITATALGLSMRQTIRALYNSSLPMEQIQALKSLQESVVKLSSLPAVVQTILQTGLQLLDIEAGYAAKWTTSGKLKLIAQIGLDVEGEWDPRESYELPALTSLDITYFKNLASHESVKVGHGLLSRGYRELVLVPLKDGDQIIGILAFAGVRKKTPLNDHRVILEGLADMVVNQIRFEGAQANSLKRGRLLAVLERVGRIVNRNLEMETLLRSLHQAVADELETDSFFVALTLPNDPGHILMQYLYDEGKEYPPEVLAIGPGTPTEQVLLRNEPLLLRDNMGTSQLTGSFRVPKSAIFSPLVYEGRIIGAMSVQSYRIDYDDDHMEFVSSVASQAAIAIQNAQLYQKTESIALTDYLTNLGNSRHFSLVLRSAVDYAVATNTALSLLLIDSDSLKQINDRYGHIAGDTHLQILANVIRRSIRDRDTACRYAGDEFVIILPETELNEALRVGERIRREMDGKFAWKDSMIGATISVGAAEFHPPMTAEELFAAADRAMYAAKRQGKNRVAAG from the coding sequence ATGCGCGAGCAGTCAATATGGCAACGTTTTGAAACCGATGACGTGATATGGGCGTCTCGTTCGTTAGAATGGACGCTAGCGGCAATATTTGCCGTGACAGTACCATTTAGGTGGGTTGTCTGGATTATTGTGGGCTTATATTGGGCAGCGTCTGTAATCGTACGACAACACCGACACAACAAGAATATGCTCAGCCGGTTTAATATGGTGATGATTCCCATCGATGTCTTTCTTATATCGGTGGGAATTCACATTACCGGCGGATTTGCTAGTCAAGCATTTTTGTTATATACCCTTGATTTATTATTTTTAGCAGTGTACTCTTCTATTTTTTGGGCAGCATGGGGAACGCTCGGCATCTTACTGGCCTATGCATTGGCATCTCATGGCTGGAACAACCCGCAATTTTGGTGGCGTGAATTAATTCTTGGGTTTTTAGGTATCACGGCCACGGCATTAGGGTTATCAATGCGGCAAACCATCCGTGCGCTGTATAATAGCAGCTTGCCCATGGAACAAATTCAAGCATTAAAAAGTTTGCAGGAGTCCGTCGTTAAACTGTCGAGCTTACCAGCTGTAGTGCAGACTATTTTACAAACAGGACTCCAACTACTCGATATCGAAGCGGGTTATGCAGCCAAATGGACCACGTCGGGTAAACTCAAGTTAATTGCCCAGATCGGATTAGATGTCGAAGGCGAATGGGATCCGCGGGAAAGTTATGAACTACCGGCATTAACATCTTTAGATATTACTTATTTTAAAAATTTAGCAAGTCATGAATCGGTCAAAGTGGGACATGGCCTCTTATCCCGTGGTTATCGGGAATTAGTTTTGGTTCCTTTGAAGGATGGCGATCAAATTATTGGCATTTTAGCCTTTGCCGGTGTACGGAAAAAGACTCCCTTGAATGACCATCGCGTTATTCTTGAAGGACTCGCCGATATGGTCGTGAATCAAATTCGTTTTGAAGGGGCACAAGCCAATTCTCTCAAACGGGGAAGACTGCTAGCGGTGTTGGAACGGGTTGGGCGGATTGTTAACCGCAATTTAGAAATGGAGACACTGTTGCGATCATTGCATCAAGCAGTGGCTGACGAACTTGAAACGGATTCTTTTTTTGTGGCTTTAACCTTACCCAATGACCCAGGCCATATTCTGATGCAATATTTATATGATGAAGGGAAAGAATATCCTCCAGAGGTTCTCGCGATTGGGCCTGGAACACCGACGGAACAGGTCTTATTACGGAATGAACCCTTATTATTGCGAGACAATATGGGAACCTCGCAATTGACGGGATCGTTCCGCGTGCCCAAAAGCGCCATTTTTTCTCCATTGGTCTATGAAGGACGGATTATCGGGGCAATGTCGGTTCAATCGTATCGCATTGATTATGATGATGACCATATGGAGTTTGTGTCCTCTGTGGCGTCACAAGCCGCCATCGCTATTCAAAATGCTCAGTTATACCAGAAAACCGAGTCGATTGCTTTGACCGACTATCTCACTAACCTTGGTAATTCTCGTCATTTTTCTCTAGTCTTGCGTTCCGCGGTCGATTATGCCGTGGCCACGAATACAGCATTGTCTCTTCTTCTTATCGACTCAGACAGTTTAAAACAAATAAATGATCGGTATGGACATATCGCTGGTGATACGCATCTCCAAATTTTGGCTAACGTTATCCGCCGGAGTATTCGTGATCGTGATACGGCCTGCCGTTATGCAGGCGATGAGTTTGTAATTATTTTACCGGAAACTGAGCTCAACGAAGCACTTCGCGTGGGGGAACGTATTCGTCGCGAAATGGATGGGAAGTTTGCATGGAAAGATTCTATGATTGGCGCAACGATAAGTGTGGGAGCGGCAGAATTCCATCCGCCCATGACTGCAGAGGAATTATTTGCTGCGGCGGATCGGGCGATGTATGCTGCAAAACGTCAAGGAAAAAATCGCGTAGCTGCTGGTTGA
- a CDS encoding flavin reductase, which yields MDTGAKFDWTEPVYDFRRRGTFIISTSDGEKSHMHNGCWISPMSHKPPRMGIAMAKEMEGAAIVQRGRRIGLSLVAEDQKDLLIRFLQGAQTPEKLGVDEIIYGEQTGVPLWANAVAHFECWIDDWIDLGDFYWLIGNTVTAKIIREVPDLLVNDIGAITKVKMPFRGYADVRTLPERPN from the coding sequence ATGGATACAGGAGCGAAGTTTGACTGGACAGAACCTGTTTATGATTTTCGGCGTCGTGGAACGTTTATTATTTCGACATCGGATGGAGAAAAAAGTCATATGCATAATGGGTGCTGGATTAGCCCCATGTCGCACAAACCTCCGCGTATGGGTATTGCTATGGCTAAAGAAATGGAAGGAGCAGCAATCGTCCAACGTGGACGCCGCATAGGCCTATCGTTAGTGGCCGAAGACCAAAAGGATTTATTAATACGTTTTTTGCAAGGAGCCCAGACTCCAGAGAAGCTAGGGGTCGATGAGATTATTTATGGCGAACAGACGGGTGTGCCGCTATGGGCCAACGCGGTAGCACATTTTGAATGCTGGATTGATGACTGGATTGATTTAGGAGATTTTTATTGGCTGATAGGTAATACCGTCACAGCTAAAATCATTCGCGAAGTCCCTGATTTATTAGTGAATGATATTGGCGCTATAACCAAAGTTAAAATGCCATTTCGGGGATATGCAGATGTGAGAACATTGCCTGAACGCCCAAATTAA
- a CDS encoding DNA polymerase III subunit alpha: protein MTLTRPGAHLHVHSAFSFLEGASLPRDLIRQAAAENITTVALTDTHRISGIVTFLNEAKQFGIRAIVGAEVEVEDLGRLVLLVPNTVGYSALVSLLSEAHLTSPRLNPRVSWDILERHGPGLVALTGDRRGILGQAWFKQQKTQMPVILERLAAIFGRSNLFIEMAANYLPGDGAFFHALTDLSAWKKIPTIATSAAHYAEKKDFGTFDLLTCIRLGQKIEEIDPSRHLNAENYIKPWSAMETALSRWPEALSNTLQLAERLETPNILNQRYAPRFALPSNVSAQEYLRTLVKKGAQWRYKDRLTKVWPRIEHELKIIEASGFTEYFLVVWDVTRFAREHRIRFAGRGSAADSVVAYCLGITEVDAFSRNLLFERFMSPERQEMPDIDIDFDARYRDQVIAYVHSRYGEEHVARVATYQTFRQRSALREVGKVLGFPIEELDRVAKSLPESSLSHIISHWNEIPELRQYPEHSKLQTLLQWAAKIEGLPRHIGTHLGGVVISDRPLSAISPREISQKGVQIIQFDKRDVETLGLLKLDLLGLRTFTAVDIATQTILHDTPDFSYDAIPLHDVKTYEQLQQGEGIGVFQLESPAQRSLALRLQPDRWEDIVASLALIRPGPIKGNMVDPFIARRQGRESVTYLHPALEPILSKTYGVVLFQEQVIAIASTLAGFTPGEADALRRVMTHARSVEDMQELGQKFKEKAQQRGVSIEVADAVFQQIVGYASYGFNEAHAAAFAETAYRTAYLLRHYPTEYFMGLLNAEPLGYYPIDVLLVEARRRGIKIYPIDINKSDVGVTKVGERALRIGLGFVKHLGLKLANHIVSNRPKEGFHSPRQLLDLGLTVTQATITIHIGAWDSLNVPRNFLIEDLMLPQGLYLRARYAQSGSPPSLTTQNAWDYQYCGFGQHQQWMAPWREYLRRQGFLSTSDIRQMKTGRFARCVGLLIRPHRPPTRSGKTVVFFSLLDETGVLEARLSPQGYQQFGHLLFGPTTSVIMVGGRVENRGMDVRTITPWAYQDIPH, encoded by the coding sequence ATGACGTTGACGCGACCGGGAGCACATTTGCATGTCCATTCAGCTTTTTCATTTCTCGAAGGGGCATCATTACCGCGTGATTTAATTAGGCAAGCGGCCGCAGAAAATATTACGACTGTAGCCCTAACAGATACACACCGTATATCCGGCATTGTGACATTTTTAAACGAAGCGAAACAGTTCGGAATTCGAGCTATAGTCGGCGCAGAAGTTGAAGTAGAGGACCTGGGACGTCTTGTTTTGCTTGTGCCAAACACGGTAGGTTATTCCGCTTTAGTGTCGTTATTATCAGAGGCTCATCTTACATCGCCCCGCTTGAATCCTCGTGTGAGTTGGGACATATTGGAGCGTCATGGTCCGGGGCTTGTGGCCTTAACAGGCGATCGCCGAGGAATTTTGGGACAGGCATGGTTTAAACAACAGAAGACGCAAATGCCTGTGATTCTTGAGCGGTTAGCCGCGATTTTTGGGAGATCTAATCTATTTATTGAAATGGCCGCTAATTATCTTCCCGGTGACGGTGCTTTTTTTCATGCGTTAACCGATTTGTCTGCATGGAAAAAAATTCCGACCATAGCAACTTCTGCTGCCCACTATGCAGAGAAAAAAGATTTTGGGACTTTTGATTTATTAACATGTATCCGACTGGGGCAAAAGATTGAAGAGATTGATCCATCACGACATTTAAATGCTGAAAATTATATTAAGCCATGGTCGGCGATGGAAACGGCATTAAGTCGTTGGCCTGAAGCCCTATCCAATACTTTACAATTAGCGGAACGCTTGGAAACACCAAATATTTTAAATCAACGTTATGCCCCTCGTTTTGCTTTACCCTCAAATGTAAGTGCTCAGGAATATCTTAGGACATTAGTCAAAAAAGGCGCCCAATGGCGGTATAAGGATCGTCTGACCAAAGTATGGCCACGCATTGAACACGAACTGAAAATTATTGAAGCCTCAGGGTTTACCGAATATTTTCTTGTGGTTTGGGATGTTACTCGTTTTGCCAGAGAACATCGCATTCGATTTGCAGGGCGTGGATCGGCTGCTGATTCTGTCGTCGCGTATTGTTTAGGGATTACAGAGGTTGATGCATTTTCTCGCAATTTATTATTTGAACGATTTATGAGTCCGGAACGTCAAGAAATGCCAGATATTGATATAGATTTCGATGCGCGTTACCGGGATCAAGTGATTGCGTATGTTCACAGTCGGTATGGAGAAGAACATGTGGCACGGGTGGCCACGTATCAAACTTTTCGTCAACGTTCGGCTCTACGTGAAGTGGGAAAAGTCTTAGGGTTTCCAATTGAAGAGTTAGACCGCGTCGCGAAATCGCTTCCCGAAAGTTCTCTATCTCATATTATATCTCATTGGAATGAGATTCCTGAGTTGCGGCAATATCCGGAACACTCTAAACTCCAAACGCTTCTGCAATGGGCGGCAAAAATTGAAGGATTACCTCGTCATATTGGGACACATTTAGGAGGAGTTGTGATTAGTGATCGACCGTTATCCGCCATTAGTCCGCGCGAAATCTCACAAAAAGGTGTCCAAATTATCCAATTTGATAAACGTGATGTGGAGACATTGGGACTGCTGAAATTAGATTTATTGGGATTAAGAACTTTTACGGCTGTTGACATTGCAACCCAAACGATCTTGCACGATACACCGGATTTTTCTTATGATGCGATTCCCTTACATGACGTAAAGACCTATGAACAGTTGCAACAAGGAGAGGGGATTGGGGTTTTTCAACTCGAAAGTCCAGCCCAACGCTCTTTAGCCCTCAGATTGCAGCCTGATCGGTGGGAAGATATTGTCGCAAGCCTCGCATTGATTCGACCGGGACCTATTAAAGGGAATATGGTGGATCCCTTTATCGCCCGCAGACAAGGGAGGGAATCTGTAACCTATTTGCATCCAGCATTGGAGCCGATTTTATCGAAAACATATGGCGTTGTGCTTTTTCAAGAGCAAGTGATTGCCATTGCGAGCACCTTAGCTGGATTTACTCCAGGAGAAGCTGATGCTTTAAGACGGGTGATGACTCACGCTCGGTCGGTTGAAGATATGCAAGAACTCGGACAAAAATTCAAAGAAAAAGCCCAGCAACGGGGTGTGTCAATAGAGGTTGCTGATGCGGTGTTTCAGCAAATTGTTGGGTATGCCAGTTATGGATTTAATGAAGCACATGCAGCGGCTTTTGCGGAAACCGCTTACCGTACAGCTTATCTTTTAAGACATTATCCTACAGAGTATTTTATGGGATTACTTAATGCGGAGCCGCTCGGTTATTATCCTATCGATGTGCTTTTGGTAGAAGCTAGGCGTCGGGGTATTAAGATTTATCCTATTGATATTAATAAGAGTGATGTAGGAGTCACAAAAGTGGGAGAAAGGGCTCTGAGAATAGGACTTGGGTTTGTTAAGCATTTAGGATTGAAGTTAGCTAACCATATTGTCAGTAACCGGCCAAAAGAAGGATTTCATTCGCCACGACAATTGCTTGACTTGGGATTAACGGTGACTCAAGCGACGATAACCATTCATATTGGCGCCTGGGATAGCCTCAACGTTCCCCGAAATTTTTTGATAGAAGACTTAATGTTACCGCAGGGTCTCTATTTAAGGGCGCGTTATGCCCAATCGGGTTCTCCTCCTTCTTTGACTACACAAAATGCATGGGACTATCAATATTGCGGGTTCGGACAACATCAGCAATGGATGGCACCATGGCGCGAATATCTTCGTCGTCAAGGATTTCTGTCGACGTCAGATATACGTCAAATGAAAACGGGACGTTTTGCCCGGTGTGTAGGATTATTAATTCGCCCTCATCGTCCGCCCACACGGAGTGGGAAGACCGTCGTATTTTTTTCTCTTCTAGATGAAACGGGAGTTTTAGAAGCACGGTTATCCCCTCAAGGTTATCAACAGTTTGGTCATTTGCTCTTTGGTCCGACGACATCGGTTATTATGGTAGGAGGACGTGTTGAAAATCGTGGAATGGATGTGCGCACTATCACACCGTGGGCTTATCAAGATATTCCTCATTAA
- a CDS encoding DUF6504 family protein: MDFYSELEDQSKSLVKVELKDRVPYRFWWHGQFHKIIRIIDYWRDVSEWWRGEPELWFWRVLTENQGVYELVCYPQSNQWWIYRVYD, encoded by the coding sequence ATGGATTTTTATTCGGAATTAGAAGATCAATCAAAATCTCTGGTTAAAGTCGAACTAAAAGATCGTGTGCCTTATCGGTTCTGGTGGCACGGTCAATTTCATAAAATTATTCGCATTATTGATTATTGGCGAGATGTTTCGGAGTGGTGGCGTGGAGAACCTGAACTGTGGTTTTGGAGAGTATTAACGGAGAATCAAGGAGTTTATGAATTAGTCTGTTACCCTCAAAGTAATCAATGGTGGATTTATCGTGTTTACGATTAG
- a CDS encoding enoyl-CoA hydratase/isomerase family protein — protein sequence MNIQIERKPIGKIILNRPEVRNALNRETIQDLIHAFSTLGQDPEVRVIILSAQGEKAFCAGADLNEVATLKTVESVRHYFSLMATLIETIHQVSVPVIAATFGYTLAGGMGLAAAADFVIAAEDGYFGLPEVKIGLFPMVVMAPISRLIGPRRTLELALTGRLVKTEEMNQWGFCNAVVPFSEVQRRAMELAEMISLGSPLITRMGKEAWSQAQDLEYHKAVEYLKNMVSLVAMSEDSREGIKAFQEKRPPQWSSSPASR from the coding sequence ATGAACATCCAAATTGAGCGGAAACCCATTGGTAAAATCATTTTAAATCGCCCGGAAGTCCGTAATGCATTAAACCGCGAAACGATTCAAGATCTGATTCATGCATTTTCGACGTTGGGACAAGACCCGGAAGTTCGTGTCATTATTCTCAGTGCGCAAGGAGAAAAAGCCTTTTGTGCCGGGGCGGATTTGAATGAAGTGGCCACACTTAAAACCGTAGAGTCCGTTCGCCATTATTTTTCTTTAATGGCCACGTTAATCGAAACCATTCATCAGGTGTCTGTGCCCGTTATTGCCGCTACATTTGGTTATACATTAGCTGGGGGCATGGGACTAGCAGCAGCAGCAGATTTTGTGATTGCGGCTGAAGATGGGTATTTTGGTTTGCCGGAAGTGAAAATTGGCTTATTTCCTATGGTTGTCATGGCACCTATTTCCCGGCTGATTGGACCTAGAAGAACGTTAGAACTTGCTCTGACAGGGCGTTTGGTGAAGACAGAAGAAATGAATCAATGGGGATTTTGCAATGCGGTAGTTCCTTTTAGCGAAGTACAGCGTCGAGCCATGGAGTTGGCTGAGATGATTAGTTTAGGTAGCCCTTTGATTACACGAATGGGCAAAGAAGCATGGAGCCAAGCCCAGGACTTGGAATATCATAAAGCCGTTGAATATCTTAAAAATATGGTATCCCTCGTTGCGATGTCTGAAGATTCCCGTGAGGGGATCAAAGCCTTTCAAGAAAAACGTCCTCCCCAGTGGTCATCTTCACCGGCATCTAGGTGA
- a CDS encoding hydroxymethylglutaryl-CoA lyase, giving the protein MAWQWKEPEFVWFRDVSPRDGLQAEHVILNTEDKVRLVNQLAQAGVPRIEVTSFVSPKWLPQMADAEQVMTSIERKPGVVYSVLVPNPKGAERAIATKPDEMTVFVSASETHNQKNVHRSIHESLEGFHDICAMAKPHGITVSAVIVTAFGCPYEGIVPLSSVLELAERLQDLGISEIALGDTVGVANPKQVAQMVQAFQQKLPGIQLALHFHDTRGTALANLLAAVGSGASRFETALGGIGGSPFSPGAGGNLSTEDSVYCLTEMGISTGIHLQQLLSTTQFLVEKLGHDVPSKVFHAGGKMIPVNAKN; this is encoded by the coding sequence ATGGCATGGCAATGGAAGGAACCGGAATTTGTGTGGTTTCGGGATGTGTCACCCCGAGATGGACTTCAAGCAGAACACGTTATTTTAAATACGGAAGATAAAGTCCGGCTGGTTAATCAATTAGCGCAAGCTGGTGTTCCTCGAATTGAAGTCACATCATTTGTTAGTCCCAAGTGGCTTCCCCAAATGGCGGATGCTGAACAAGTGATGACGTCCATTGAACGCAAACCAGGGGTTGTTTATTCGGTGTTAGTGCCTAATCCCAAAGGCGCCGAACGGGCTATCGCGACGAAACCTGATGAAATGACTGTTTTTGTATCAGCCAGTGAGACCCATAATCAAAAAAATGTGCATCGCTCCATTCATGAATCGCTTGAGGGATTTCATGATATTTGTGCGATGGCTAAGCCGCACGGAATTACAGTGTCTGCAGTTATTGTAACGGCTTTTGGTTGCCCTTATGAGGGCATTGTCCCGTTGTCCTCGGTATTAGAATTGGCTGAACGATTACAAGATCTCGGTATCTCAGAAATCGCTTTAGGAGATACCGTGGGGGTTGCCAATCCTAAACAGGTGGCTCAAATGGTGCAAGCGTTTCAGCAGAAATTGCCTGGAATTCAATTGGCGTTGCATTTTCATGATACACGAGGGACGGCCCTGGCCAATTTATTAGCAGCGGTCGGCAGTGGGGCATCACGATTTGAAACGGCGTTGGGAGGCATCGGGGGGTCCCCATTTTCTCCCGGAGCGGGAGGAAATTTATCCACTGAAGATAGTGTCTATTGCTTGACAGAAATGGGCATTTCTACGGGAATTCATTTGCAGCAATTACTATCCACGACGCAGTTTTTAGTGGAAAAGTTAGGGCATGATGTGCCGTCTAAGGTGTTTCATGCTGGCGGTAAAATGATTCCGGTGAATGCAAAAAATTAG
- a CDS encoding acyl-CoA carboxylase subunit beta produces MTADELAQARQKALAGGPPKYHERLSAAHKLSVRQRLDLLLDPGYVEDGLFANALADDDLAADGVVTVMGTIDGRPVVVMANDPTVKAGSWGARTVEKILRIQEKAMDMNCPIFYLVDSAGARITDQVEMFPGRRGAGRIFYNQVKLSGRVPQICLLFGPSAAGGAYIPAFTDVVIMVDKNASMYLGSPRMAEMVIGEKVSLEEMGGARMHCSVSGNGDLLAADEEQAILWGKQYLSYFPNHYTEKPPVRSPKDPVPTNWDQVIPTNQNVPFDMHQVIWGLVDEGSWFPIKPLFAPEIIVGFGRLHGEPIAIVANQSKVKGGVLFVDSADKAARFINLADAFNIPLLFLADVPGFMIGTKVERQGIIRHGAKFIAAVSEATVPKISVIVRKAYGAGLYAMAGPAFGADAVLALPTAQIAVMGPEAAVNAVYYNKIQELEGEERQAFIRAQQEAYRQDIDILRLASELIVDDVIDPHNLRDELIRRFHLYQNKSRDFSMRRHPVNPV; encoded by the coding sequence GTGACAGCTGATGAATTGGCGCAAGCCCGGCAAAAAGCGTTAGCCGGAGGACCTCCTAAATATCATGAACGACTTAGTGCCGCTCATAAATTATCCGTGCGCCAACGGCTCGACCTGTTGCTCGATCCTGGCTACGTAGAAGACGGATTATTTGCCAATGCGTTAGCGGATGACGACTTGGCGGCCGATGGTGTGGTAACCGTGATGGGGACCATTGATGGTCGTCCTGTTGTGGTCATGGCGAATGATCCCACCGTGAAGGCAGGTTCATGGGGAGCAAGAACCGTTGAAAAAATCCTCCGTATTCAAGAAAAAGCCATGGATATGAATTGTCCCATTTTTTATCTTGTGGATTCGGCAGGAGCCCGGATCACTGATCAAGTCGAAATGTTTCCGGGACGTCGAGGAGCCGGACGGATCTTTTATAATCAGGTTAAATTGTCTGGACGAGTTCCCCAGATTTGCTTGCTATTTGGGCCCTCGGCAGCAGGAGGAGCGTATATTCCCGCATTTACTGATGTTGTCATTATGGTGGATAAAAATGCTTCGATGTATCTGGGATCGCCCCGCATGGCTGAAATGGTCATAGGAGAAAAAGTCAGCCTGGAAGAAATGGGTGGCGCTCGTATGCACTGTTCGGTGAGCGGGAATGGCGATTTATTGGCGGCGGATGAAGAGCAGGCCATCTTATGGGGCAAGCAATATTTGTCGTATTTTCCGAATCATTATACGGAAAAACCTCCTGTTCGTTCGCCGAAAGATCCAGTGCCCACCAATTGGGATCAGGTGATTCCCACGAATCAAAATGTTCCATTTGATATGCACCAAGTAATTTGGGGATTGGTGGACGAAGGCAGTTGGTTTCCCATTAAACCGCTGTTTGCCCCCGAAATTATTGTGGGATTTGGCCGCCTTCATGGGGAACCGATTGCGATTGTCGCTAATCAGTCCAAAGTCAAAGGCGGAGTATTATTTGTGGATTCGGCGGATAAAGCTGCGCGGTTTATTAATTTAGCCGATGCCTTTAATATTCCGCTGTTGTTTTTGGCAGATGTACCGGGATTTATGATTGGAACCAAAGTTGAGAGACAAGGGATTATTCGTCACGGCGCAAAATTTATTGCCGCTGTCTCTGAGGCTACAGTGCCTAAGATTAGCGTGATTGTTCGTAAGGCTTATGGAGCGGGACTATACGCCATGGCTGGCCCTGCTTTTGGAGCCGATGCTGTCTTAGCCTTGCCGACCGCACAAATTGCTGTGATGGGACCGGAAGCTGCTGTGAATGCGGTTTACTACAACAAAATTCAGGAGCTCGAAGGCGAAGAACGCCAAGCGTTTATCCGCGCTCAACAAGAGGCCTATCGTCAAGACATTGACATCTTGCGATTGGCATCGGAATTGATTGTGGATGATGTTATTGATCCCCATAATCTTCGAGACGAACTCATCCGGCGATTTCATTTATATCAAAATAAGTCCCGGGACTTTAGCATGCGTCGGCATCCTGTAAATCCCGTTTAA
- a CDS encoding acetyl-CoA carboxylase biotin carboxyl carrier protein subunit — translation MTKIVASLAGTVFKILVAPGDVISPGQEVVRLESMKMEIPIEAEIGGRVKDVVVHEGDFVNESDPLIILDDEM, via the coding sequence ATGACAAAGATTGTCGCAAGTTTAGCGGGCACCGTTTTCAAAATTCTTGTTGCGCCAGGGGACGTGATTTCACCCGGACAGGAAGTCGTCCGTCTTGAATCAATGAAAATGGAAATCCCTATTGAAGCGGAAATCGGCGGGCGCGTAAAAGATGTGGTTGTTCACGAGGGCGATTTTGTTAATGAAAGTGATCCTTTGATTATTTTAGACGATGAGATGTGA
- a CDS encoding acyl-CoA dehydrogenase family protein, with protein sequence MNWDLTPDEQMIQNTVREFANERVRPGADERDETGEFPWDIMQEMGKLGFYGLPFSEEWGGSGASTISYALAVEEIGRVDASLGLGFAAHVSLGCSPIAYFGTSQQKEKYLVPAISGEFLAAFGLTEPEAGSDAGGTQTFAKKDGNVYHISGTKIFITNAKHAGYIVATARTDREQRQISAFIIPQGIPGLKITANYKKMGMRSSETCEVYMDNVEIPEENVLGEVGKGFHQFLDILDGGRISIGALSVGVAQACLDASLSYSRQRKQFGKTLDHFQAIQFKLADMAMEVELARMMVLKAAWLKDQHRPYAKEAAMAKLFASETAMRAALQAVQIHGGAGYMHDFPVERFMRDAKLLEIGEGTSEIQRIVIARQLELKG encoded by the coding sequence GTGAATTGGGATTTAACACCGGATGAACAGATGATTCAGAATACTGTGAGAGAATTTGCCAATGAAAGGGTGCGCCCTGGGGCTGACGAACGGGATGAGACGGGGGAGTTTCCCTGGGATATCATGCAAGAAATGGGCAAGTTAGGGTTTTACGGTTTGCCATTTTCTGAAGAGTGGGGAGGTTCCGGCGCAAGTACTATTAGTTATGCTTTGGCAGTCGAAGAAATCGGTCGTGTGGATGCATCTTTGGGACTCGGATTTGCTGCTCATGTGTCTTTAGGCTGTTCACCTATTGCCTACTTTGGAACATCCCAACAAAAGGAAAAATATCTTGTGCCCGCCATTTCAGGGGAATTTTTGGCGGCTTTTGGTTTAACTGAACCGGAGGCCGGGTCGGATGCAGGTGGTACCCAAACTTTTGCTAAGAAAGATGGAAATGTTTATCATATTTCCGGTACAAAAATTTTCATCACTAATGCGAAACATGCTGGCTATATCGTGGCTACAGCACGAACGGACCGGGAACAAAGACAAATCTCGGCTTTTATTATTCCTCAAGGAATTCCAGGTCTTAAGATTACGGCTAACTATAAGAAAATGGGTATGCGCTCTAGTGAAACCTGCGAAGTATACATGGACAATGTTGAAATTCCTGAAGAAAATGTCTTAGGTGAAGTGGGCAAAGGGTTTCACCAATTTCTTGACATTTTGGATGGGGGCCGCATCAGCATTGGCGCCTTGAGTGTCGGAGTCGCTCAAGCCTGCTTAGATGCCTCATTAAGTTATAGTCGTCAGCGCAAGCAATTTGGAAAAACCTTGGATCATTTTCAAGCGATTCAGTTTAAGCTGGCTGATATGGCTATGGAAGTAGAGCTTGCCCGTATGATGGTTCTCAAAGCGGCTTGGTTAAAAGATCAACATCGGCCTTATGCCAAAGAAGCCGCCATGGCCAAATTGTTTGCTTCCGAAACGGCGATGCGGGCTGCTTTACAAGCGGTACAAATTCATGGTGGAGCGGGGTATATGCATGACTTCCCCGTAGAACGCTTTATGCGGGATGCTAAACTTCTGGAAATTGGAGAAGGGACATCCGAAATTCAGCGGATTGTGATTGCCCGCCAATTGGAGCTTAAAGGGTAA